A genomic stretch from Bacillus carboniphilus includes:
- a CDS encoding ABC transporter ATP-binding protein — MLKSLIKPFQYEKIPLDFENKEPTKKKPKAKNWWGTLKRIWSYLAEKKVMLFLVLLMVLVSSGLALLGPYLVGMAVDDYIVTRDSSGLVKLLVGLLIVYIFHSVSIFLQNFWMIGIAQKTVYEMRNQLFRHLHKLPIPFFDKRQHGELMSRVTNDIENVSSTLNTSVIQVFSSVLTLVGTVSVMIWLSPLLTLVTLIIIPMMVFGMKWITKRTGRLFKEQQRNLGALNGYIEETVSGQRIVKSFSQEERVINEFLEKNDRLKLSGYWAQTFSGFIPKLMNMLNNLSFAIIAGVGGILALNGYISIGVIVVFTEYSRQFTRPLNDLANQFNTLLSAIAGAERVFDVLDEEVEIKDGKGALVLKDARGEVDFVDVSFSYEEEEEGQTVRDINFHASPGQTVALVGPTGAGKTTIINLLSRFYEVGSGRILIDGHDISKISRESLRQNMGFVLQDSFLFEGTIRENIRYGRLDATDEEVEEAAKLANAHSFIMKLPGQYDMVLKQDGSGISQGQRQLLSIARAILANPKILILDEATSSIDTITEMKIQEALQRLMQGRTSFVIAHRLNTIQQADQILVLEDGTIIEKGSHDSLLKQKGFYHDLFHSQLTKEVG; from the coding sequence ATGCTCAAGTCACTAATTAAACCTTTCCAATATGAAAAAATTCCACTAGATTTTGAGAATAAAGAACCCACGAAGAAAAAGCCAAAAGCGAAAAATTGGTGGGGGACACTAAAACGAATTTGGTCATACTTAGCAGAAAAGAAAGTCATGCTATTCTTAGTCCTGCTCATGGTACTTGTAAGCTCTGGGCTAGCGCTACTCGGACCCTATTTAGTAGGAATGGCCGTAGATGATTACATTGTCACTCGAGATAGTAGCGGACTCGTCAAGCTACTAGTGGGACTACTTATCGTTTATATTTTTCATTCAGTATCCATCTTTCTTCAAAACTTCTGGATGATTGGAATTGCCCAAAAAACCGTTTATGAGATGAGAAATCAATTGTTTCGTCATTTGCATAAACTACCAATTCCGTTCTTTGATAAGCGCCAACATGGTGAATTGATGAGTCGCGTTACGAATGATATAGAAAACGTGAGTTCAACGTTAAATACATCCGTTATCCAAGTGTTTTCCAGTGTGTTGACCTTAGTTGGGACAGTTTCCGTGATGATTTGGCTAAGTCCACTTTTAACCTTAGTTACGTTAATCATCATCCCAATGATGGTTTTTGGAATGAAGTGGATCACAAAAAGAACGGGACGATTATTTAAAGAACAGCAGAGAAACTTAGGTGCACTAAACGGCTATATTGAGGAAACCGTTTCAGGTCAAAGAATTGTAAAGTCTTTTTCACAAGAAGAGAGAGTCATCAATGAATTTCTTGAAAAGAACGACCGTCTCAAACTATCAGGCTATTGGGCTCAGACGTTTTCTGGATTTATTCCTAAGCTCATGAACATGCTAAATAACCTGAGCTTCGCGATCATAGCGGGTGTAGGGGGAATCCTAGCTTTAAATGGTTATATTTCTATTGGGGTTATTGTGGTCTTTACCGAATACTCAAGGCAATTTACCCGTCCATTAAATGATCTCGCCAACCAATTCAATACACTTTTATCTGCCATTGCCGGGGCTGAACGCGTGTTTGATGTACTAGATGAAGAGGTTGAGATAAAAGACGGTAAGGGTGCACTTGTTCTAAAAGATGCGAGAGGAGAAGTCGATTTTGTTGATGTATCCTTTTCTTATGAGGAGGAAGAAGAGGGCCAAACGGTACGAGATATTAATTTCCATGCGTCACCTGGTCAAACTGTGGCACTCGTTGGCCCAACAGGTGCTGGGAAAACAACCATTATCAATTTGTTGTCAAGATTCTATGAAGTAGGTAGTGGACGAATTTTAATTGATGGTCATGACATTTCTAAAATTAGCCGAGAAAGTCTTCGTCAAAATATGGGGTTTGTTTTACAGGATTCATTCCTGTTTGAAGGAACCATTCGAGAAAACATTCGTTATGGTAGATTAGATGCTACTGACGAAGAGGTAGAAGAAGCAGCTAAGCTTGCGAATGCTCATTCCTTTATTATGAAATTGCCAGGACAATACGATATGGTATTGAAACAAGATGGTAGTGGAATAAGCCAAGGTCAAAGACAGCTTTTATCTATTGCCCGTGCCATCCTAGCAAACCCGAAAATTCTCATTCTGGATGAAGCGACAAGTAGTATTGATACCATTACAGAAATGAAGATTCAGGAAGCATTGCAAAGATTGATGCAGGGTAGAACTAGCTTTGTCATTGCACATCGATTAAATACGATCCAACAAGCTGATCAAATTTTGGTTCTAGAAGATGGAACCATTATTGAAAAAGGTTCACACGATTCACTACTGAAGCAAAAAGGCTTCTACCATGATTTGTTTCATAGCCAGCTTACAAAAGAAGTAGGATAA
- a CDS encoding ABC transporter ATP-binding protein, with protein MLRVLSMLKPYKLPMGVAWFFMLVELVVELWHPILMAKIIDDGILQEDLSVVLTWGGIMVGMSLLAFFSGITNSFYAAHVGQSFGYDVRKTLFTKIQSFSFANFNKFPTSSLITRMTNDVTQIQNTVFMSLRIMLRAPLLVLGGTIMALFVNVKLALIFLIAIPILISFLLWVMKKAGSLFQSVQARLDGVNSVMRENLTGMRLIKAFLRWRHEVKRFTKANEDLMDRTVAALRLIESTMPVLLLVMNLGIMGILWFGSIEVAAGGIQVGEVVAIINYATKITLAISMFSFIIMAFSRAKASASRISDVLETEIDLVDTEKMDLRKKLSEGKIEFDSVSFHYPGTETVVLEDISFTAKPGETIAIMGATGSGKSSLFQLIPRLYDANKGSVLIDDQDIQSLKLENLRKQIGFVPQEALLFTGSVSENIAWGKENASMEEIVEAAKHAQIHDTVLKLPHGYDTRIGQKGVNLSGGQKQRLSIARALVRKPKILLLDDSTSALDLKTEAKLLQALKTYSCTTLIITQKVSTAMEADHILLLEDGKLLTTGHHEELLKNSSLYQKIYQSQFGEESLKNAQVTN; from the coding sequence ATGTTAAGGGTTTTATCAATGTTAAAACCATACAAACTCCCTATGGGGGTTGCTTGGTTTTTCATGCTCGTCGAACTCGTCGTTGAACTTTGGCACCCCATCTTAATGGCCAAAATTATAGACGACGGTATATTGCAAGAAGACTTATCCGTAGTATTAACTTGGGGCGGAATAATGGTGGGGATGTCCTTACTTGCCTTTTTCTCGGGTATTACGAATTCATTTTATGCTGCACATGTAGGGCAAAGCTTTGGCTATGATGTCCGAAAGACACTTTTTACAAAAATTCAATCGTTCTCATTTGCGAATTTTAATAAATTCCCGACATCATCTCTTATTACGAGAATGACAAATGATGTAACGCAAATTCAAAATACCGTGTTTATGAGTTTGAGAATTATGTTACGTGCACCACTCCTTGTATTGGGTGGAACCATCATGGCTCTGTTTGTAAATGTTAAATTAGCCCTTATCTTTTTAATTGCCATTCCTATTCTCATTTCATTTTTGTTATGGGTCATGAAAAAAGCAGGAAGTCTCTTTCAAAGTGTTCAGGCTAGGCTTGATGGTGTAAATAGTGTTATGCGTGAAAACCTGACTGGAATGCGCTTGATTAAAGCCTTTTTACGATGGAGACATGAAGTCAAACGCTTTACTAAAGCAAACGAAGACCTGATGGATCGAACGGTTGCCGCTTTGAGATTGATTGAATCCACAATGCCTGTTCTTCTATTAGTGATGAACTTAGGGATTATGGGTATTCTTTGGTTTGGAAGTATTGAGGTGGCAGCTGGTGGGATTCAAGTAGGGGAAGTCGTTGCCATTATCAACTATGCAACAAAGATTACGCTAGCTATTTCCATGTTTTCCTTTATCATTATGGCTTTCTCTCGTGCTAAAGCATCAGCTAGCAGAATTTCCGATGTATTAGAGACCGAAATTGATTTAGTTGATACGGAAAAAATGGATTTGCGTAAAAAGTTAAGTGAGGGAAAAATCGAATTCGATTCGGTTTCCTTTCATTATCCAGGTACAGAAACGGTCGTATTAGAAGACATCTCCTTTACGGCAAAACCAGGTGAGACTATCGCCATTATGGGGGCTACTGGGTCAGGAAAGTCTTCATTATTCCAACTCATTCCACGCCTTTATGATGCGAACAAAGGGTCAGTTTTAATAGATGATCAAGACATACAATCTTTAAAACTAGAAAACTTACGTAAGCAAATAGGGTTCGTCCCACAGGAAGCGTTATTATTCACAGGTTCCGTTAGTGAAAATATTGCATGGGGTAAAGAGAATGCGTCTATGGAAGAAATAGTGGAAGCAGCTAAACATGCTCAAATTCATGACACAGTCTTAAAGCTACCTCATGGATATGATACAAGGATTGGACAAAAAGGAGTGAACCTCTCAGGTGGTCAAAAGCAACGTCTATCCATTGCACGTGCACTGGTTCGGAAGCCGAAAATCTTATTGTTAGATGATAGTACGAGTGCGCTAGATTTGAAGACAGAAGCCAAGTTGTTGCAGGCCCTTAAAACATACTCCTGTACAACCTTGATTATAACGCAGAAGGTTAGTACTGCGATGGAAGCAGATCACATTCTGTTGTTAGAGGACGGAAAGCTCCTCACAACCGGTCATCATGAAGAGCTCTTGAAAAACTCGTCATTATATCAAAAAATCTATCAATCCCAATTTGGAGAGGAGTCACTTAAGAATGCTCAAGTCACTAATTAA
- a CDS encoding FAD-binding oxidoreductase produces the protein MFQALQEKVGSRLILPGEESYDEKRKVWNGAIDRRPAAIIVCQSEEDVVAAVKFANEQGLHISIRGGGHHVAGTAVCDDGLMIDLSQMRAVTVNEELKVAYVEGGATLGDIDEETQKYGLATPTGTVSETGVAGLALSGGLGYLRGKYGLTCDNIVGANIVTADGTLLHVSESENKDLFWAIRGGGGNFGVVTKFEFQLHLVGPEVLALDVMYDYKDAAEIFRKSQAYLNQAPDEVSFNLTAAQLPPAPFLPEFLHHKKVIMVSGMYAGNPDDGEGIIQPLRELAQPIVDQTGVMPYVALQKKLDVMVPNQIPVYGTSLYFGDLNDEIIEAILSKLENAPTPGVLAQLWALGGKMNCVESEETAFATRDASFVLLVDVMAMGVEGELCEKWVDSLYHGLLPYSHKQSSYLNGIGVEEKVTKQTMAGNYSRLLEIKKKYDPRNLFRHNHNVNPAE, from the coding sequence TTGTTTCAAGCATTACAAGAGAAGGTTGGGAGTCGTTTGATTTTACCGGGGGAAGAAAGTTATGACGAAAAAAGAAAGGTGTGGAATGGGGCTATTGACCGACGACCGGCAGCAATCATCGTTTGCCAATCCGAAGAAGACGTTGTGGCTGCAGTTAAGTTTGCCAATGAGCAAGGCTTACATATTTCCATCAGAGGTGGAGGTCACCATGTAGCTGGGACGGCCGTTTGTGATGACGGACTTATGATTGATTTGTCCCAAATGAGAGCCGTAACGGTAAACGAAGAACTGAAAGTGGCTTATGTTGAGGGTGGAGCTACTTTAGGAGATATTGATGAAGAAACTCAAAAATATGGACTTGCAACTCCAACTGGAACGGTTTCCGAGACAGGAGTGGCTGGACTGGCACTGAGTGGTGGTCTAGGATATTTAAGAGGTAAGTACGGATTAACCTGTGACAATATAGTAGGTGCGAATATAGTGACAGCTGATGGAACACTTCTCCATGTCAGTGAAAGTGAAAACAAAGATCTATTCTGGGCTATTCGTGGTGGAGGAGGCAACTTTGGGGTAGTAACTAAATTCGAATTTCAGTTGCATCTAGTCGGGCCAGAGGTACTGGCGTTGGATGTCATGTATGACTACAAAGATGCTGCAGAAATATTTAGAAAGTCTCAAGCTTACTTAAATCAAGCACCAGACGAAGTCTCCTTTAATTTAACAGCCGCACAGCTCCCACCCGCACCATTTTTACCAGAGTTTTTACATCATAAAAAAGTGATTATGGTGTCAGGTATGTATGCAGGAAATCCGGATGATGGGGAAGGAATTATTCAGCCATTAAGAGAACTGGCTCAGCCGATTGTAGACCAGACAGGAGTCATGCCCTATGTTGCACTCCAAAAGAAGTTAGATGTAATGGTACCGAATCAAATTCCTGTCTATGGAACCTCTTTATACTTCGGGGACTTGAACGATGAAATCATTGAAGCGATTCTTTCCAAGCTTGAAAACGCTCCAACACCAGGTGTGTTAGCGCAGCTTTGGGCATTAGGTGGAAAGATGAACTGTGTGGAATCTGAAGAAACAGCATTTGCCACTAGAGATGCTAGCTTCGTTCTACTTGTCGATGTGATGGCGATGGGTGTAGAGGGAGAGCTTTGTGAAAAATGGGTAGATTCCTTATACCATGGTTTACTGCCATACTCTCATAAACAATCATCATATTTAAATGGAATTGGTGTGGAAGAAAAAGTAACCAAGCAAACGATGGCTGGAAACTATAGTAGATTGTTAGAAATTAAGAAGAAGTATGATCCGAGGAACTTGTTTAGACATAATCATAATGTTAATCCTGCAGAATAA
- a CDS encoding nitroreductase family protein translates to MEKKISLRDVMKNRKSIRKYKNKKIPNEVIHEIFELTKTAPSSWNLHHWKFIIIEKEETKKMVYPIAYNQEQVATCSHLIVVLGDTEAYKNLEKVYSEQVKAGYMTEEVKNRFMENIPLHYQLKKSFGIYDAIRNASLAAMQLMLAAKSFGVDSCPMLSFKEPELKEVLQIPNRYYPTMLISLGYGDTPAYNTVRLPVEELICFDRFY, encoded by the coding sequence ATGGAAAAGAAAATTAGTTTACGAGACGTTATGAAGAATAGAAAAAGTATTCGAAAGTACAAAAACAAAAAAATCCCAAATGAAGTGATCCATGAAATATTCGAACTAACTAAAACGGCTCCATCTTCTTGGAATCTTCACCATTGGAAATTCATTATTATTGAAAAGGAAGAAACCAAAAAGATGGTTTATCCCATTGCTTACAATCAAGAGCAGGTAGCCACATGCTCGCATCTTATCGTCGTTTTGGGTGATACCGAGGCTTACAAAAACTTGGAGAAGGTATATTCAGAACAAGTAAAAGCGGGTTATATGACGGAAGAGGTTAAGAATCGATTTATGGAAAATATACCGCTGCACTATCAATTAAAGAAAAGCTTTGGAATCTATGATGCCATAAGAAATGCTTCCTTAGCGGCCATGCAACTAATGTTAGCAGCTAAATCCTTTGGAGTAGATTCTTGTCCGATGTTAAGTTTTAAAGAACCTGAGTTAAAAGAGGTCTTACAAATCCCAAATCGCTATTACCCAACTATGTTAATTTCCTTGGGTTATGGAGATACACCTGCCTATAACACCGTTCGATTGCCTGTCGAGGAACTGATATGCTTTGATAGGTTTTATTGA
- a CDS encoding ATP-binding cassette domain-containing protein, giving the protein MIQVNSVSRIFKDKKKIIQASNQISFTVEKGQVIGLLGENGAGKTTLLRMISTILEPTSGTITFDGIDIHKNPMEVKACIGVLFGSETGLYDRLTARENLLYFAKLYRLSNHEAKNRIEELATRFGMKDFLDRKVEGFSKGMRQKVMIARTLIHNPDIILLDEPTTGLDITAANMFRELIRQLKKEGKTIIFSSHIMEEVKALCESIVMIHKGEVVYNGPIEQLYKEEESEDLNYIFMSRLVRGTNA; this is encoded by the coding sequence ATGATTCAAGTAAATAGTGTTTCTAGAATATTTAAAGATAAAAAGAAAATCATCCAAGCTTCTAATCAAATTTCCTTTACCGTTGAAAAAGGTCAGGTAATTGGGCTTTTAGGGGAAAATGGTGCAGGTAAAACCACTCTATTGCGAATGATTTCGACCATTTTAGAGCCGACATCTGGCACCATCACATTTGATGGAATTGATATTCATAAAAACCCTATGGAAGTAAAGGCGTGCATTGGCGTCTTGTTTGGAAGTGAAACAGGACTCTATGATCGCCTAACAGCAAGAGAAAACCTACTCTACTTTGCAAAGCTTTACCGCTTAAGTAACCATGAAGCTAAAAATCGCATTGAGGAACTAGCTACTAGATTTGGAATGAAGGACTTTTTAGATCGTAAAGTAGAAGGTTTCTCAAAAGGAATGCGTCAAAAGGTTATGATTGCAAGAACACTGATTCACAATCCCGATATCATTTTACTTGATGAACCAACAACTGGATTAGACATTACAGCAGCAAACATGTTTAGAGAGTTAATTAGACAACTCAAAAAAGAAGGCAAAACGATTATTTTCTCTAGTCACATTATGGAAGAAGTAAAAGCACTTTGTGAATCCATCGTGATGATTCATAAAGGAGAAGTCGTTTATAACGGACCAATCGAACAATTATATAAAGAAGAAGAAAGTGAAGACTTAAATTATATTTTTATGTCTCGCTTAGTAAGGGGGACTAACGCATGA
- a CDS encoding helix-turn-helix domain-containing protein: MDKSYHCPVEVTVEILGGKWKSRILWELHHTPLRFGELNRKVPAITKKMLAQCLQELERDELIIRSEYHEKVLRVEYELSDYGRSTIPLISHMSSWGSQHLKRENIGAKRKSI, translated from the coding sequence ATGGATAAGTCATACCACTGCCCCGTAGAAGTAACAGTTGAAATCTTAGGTGGAAAATGGAAGTCTAGGATTCTATGGGAGCTTCATCATACACCTTTACGGTTCGGTGAATTAAATCGCAAAGTGCCTGCTATTACGAAGAAAATGTTGGCACAATGCCTACAAGAACTTGAACGAGATGAGCTAATTATTCGTAGCGAATATCATGAAAAGGTTTTACGAGTTGAATATGAACTTTCAGACTATGGGAGATCAACGATTCCCCTTATTTCTCATATGAGTAGTTGGGGAAGTCAACATCTTAAGAGGGAAAACATAGGGGCTAAGAGAAAATCTATATAG
- a CDS encoding extradiol ring-cleavage dioxygenase, producing the protein MTTSPFVYACITPHGGEIIPELSGSQPERMEKTRKSMSLLGEEMKAANPDTIIVLTPHGVRVDGQFSITNCERMVGSVEENGAEFGLERHVDRELATALSSAAKENHIPVASINYGTSAGPISCLPMDWGVIVPLRFMPDVPIVVITPTRELSFEVHYQFGEMLRGVVEASIKRIALIASCDWAHAHDAEGPYGFDPAAKELDDLVVELTKNNELEKMADFNPDFIEAAKPDGIWQTMILAGAIPKDKRQIEFLSYEAPTYFGLMCASIK; encoded by the coding sequence ATGACTACGTCTCCTTTTGTATACGCCTGTATAACTCCACACGGTGGAGAAATTATTCCAGAGCTAAGTGGGAGCCAGCCTGAAAGAATGGAAAAAACCCGGAAGAGTATGTCTCTCCTTGGGGAAGAAATGAAAGCAGCCAATCCAGACACAATTATAGTGCTTACTCCACATGGTGTACGGGTGGATGGACAGTTTTCTATTACGAATTGTGAAAGAATGGTTGGTTCCGTTGAAGAGAATGGGGCTGAGTTCGGATTAGAACGTCATGTGGATCGTGAACTAGCTACTGCCCTTTCCAGTGCTGCTAAAGAGAATCATATTCCAGTAGCCTCCATTAACTATGGAACGAGTGCTGGTCCCATTTCTTGTTTACCTATGGATTGGGGAGTCATTGTTCCTTTACGGTTTATGCCAGATGTCCCTATTGTTGTGATTACGCCGACCAGAGAGCTATCTTTTGAGGTGCACTACCAGTTTGGAGAGATGCTAAGAGGAGTTGTCGAAGCCTCGATTAAGCGAATAGCTCTTATTGCTAGCTGTGATTGGGCTCACGCTCATGATGCTGAAGGGCCTTATGGCTTTGATCCAGCAGCTAAAGAATTAGATGATTTAGTGGTAGAGTTAACTAAAAATAATGAATTAGAAAAGATGGCTGATTTTAATCCTGATTTTATCGAGGCAGCTAAACCTGATGGGATATGGCAAACGATGATATTAGCAGGGGCAATCCCTAAAGATAAACGACAAATAGAGTTTTTATCATATGAAGCCCCTACTTATTTTGGATTGATGTGTGCATCTATTAAATAA
- a CDS encoding LytTR family DNA-binding domain-containing protein, protein MLRVGLVDDSKYDLEKLNVNLQNEDDLMIVFSTNDPEEAYQNIKKGDIDLLITDIEMPKLSGYELADLIKSYALDIEVIFVTGFSGYAVHAFELNVLDYIMKPYSKDRLIKGINRRNQLEKVEQDTKKLVIKTKTDIHFIDKKEIIMIERTGRSTTIITAQDEYTMYTPLTELEEELSKRNFVRSHRGFIINIHYVKNFSLYTKNSYIVSFQQTNKTAMITKSNLEKLQKDYF, encoded by the coding sequence ATGCTAAGGGTAGGTTTAGTGGATGATTCAAAATATGACTTAGAAAAATTAAACGTCAATCTACAAAATGAAGATGACCTAATGATTGTTTTTTCTACAAATGATCCAGAAGAAGCCTACCAAAATATTAAAAAGGGAGACATTGATTTACTCATAACCGACATCGAGATGCCGAAGCTTTCTGGTTATGAGTTAGCGGATTTAATCAAAAGTTATGCGCTTGATATAGAGGTAATCTTTGTCACCGGCTTTAGTGGGTATGCTGTACATGCATTTGAATTAAATGTTCTAGATTACATCATGAAGCCCTATTCAAAAGATCGACTAATAAAGGGAATCAATCGTAGGAATCAATTGGAGAAAGTGGAACAGGACACAAAAAAGCTAGTCATCAAAACAAAGACTGATATTCATTTTATAGATAAAAAAGAGATTATCATGATTGAAAGAACGGGTCGTTCTACAACGATTATTACGGCTCAGGATGAATACACCATGTACACTCCTTTAACAGAGTTAGAGGAAGAACTGTCGAAGCGGAATTTTGTACGTTCTCACCGAGGGTTTATCATTAATATCCATTACGTAAAGAATTTTTCTCTCTACACCAAAAATTCATATATCGTAAGTTTTCAACAAACAAACAAAACCGCTATGATTACGAAGTCAAATCTAGAAAAGTTACAGAAGGATTATTTTTAA
- a CDS encoding ABC transporter permease has product MSWYVYKKEMLDALRDRKTILLTILIPILFNLALVFFMDRVFLAENEETYQVAVSESMDGQIVDWLGELESVEVVKDGSPLSLMEDAKAQLAIETDSSFTEKLANHENPSITIYGDPASKKASEAMDLVMGHFELKRQETITGSLVNSEVDPSLLEPFTVVQETISGEDGMSLYMIAIFSQLILVLGVIMGELSIANDLFAGEKERKTMEALIMTPVNRFHIIIGKWLAISSLGIISGIFSLLTFVLGVNYFTEKMAEALNINENLFFFVTSLGTGLIFFALLVGSLLMIFSLMANTMKEGQNYMAPLTSVAMVPYFLLIGLSPNELTAQYFLIPFMNIFALIKQLIYGIYDVQSVLYVLGSSALFVGISFAIAYTMFQKSKWVLGKS; this is encoded by the coding sequence ATGAGTTGGTATGTATACAAAAAAGAAATGCTTGATGCACTTCGTGACAGAAAAACGATTTTATTAACCATTTTAATTCCAATCCTTTTCAACCTCGCACTTGTATTCTTTATGGATCGTGTGTTTTTAGCAGAAAATGAGGAAACCTACCAAGTTGCTGTTTCAGAGAGTATGGATGGACAGATTGTTGACTGGCTAGGAGAGTTAGAATCTGTAGAAGTTGTGAAAGATGGCTCTCCATTATCACTTATGGAAGACGCTAAAGCACAGCTAGCGATAGAGACTGATTCATCTTTTACAGAAAAACTAGCAAACCATGAAAATCCAAGTATAACGATATACGGTGACCCCGCTAGTAAAAAAGCGAGTGAAGCAATGGATCTGGTTATGGGGCATTTCGAACTTAAGAGACAGGAAACAATCACAGGCTCACTAGTTAATAGTGAGGTAGACCCTTCATTATTAGAGCCATTCACGGTCGTGCAAGAAACCATTAGTGGAGAAGATGGCATGTCATTGTACATGATTGCGATTTTCTCGCAGCTTATTCTTGTTCTAGGTGTCATTATGGGAGAGCTTTCGATAGCGAATGATTTATTTGCTGGTGAAAAAGAAAGAAAAACAATGGAAGCATTGATTATGACGCCAGTAAACCGATTTCATATCATTATTGGAAAATGGCTAGCTATCTCTTCCCTTGGGATTATCAGTGGGATATTCTCACTTCTCACCTTCGTTCTGGGAGTGAATTACTTTACTGAAAAAATGGCTGAAGCTCTTAACATTAACGAGAACCTTTTCTTCTTTGTCACAAGTCTTGGAACAGGGTTAATCTTCTTTGCCTTATTGGTAGGAAGCCTCCTCATGATTTTCAGTTTAATGGCTAACACCATGAAGGAAGGACAAAACTATATGGCTCCATTAACATCCGTTGCAATGGTTCCTTATTTCCTTTTAATAGGGCTATCACCGAACGAGTTAACAGCGCAGTATTTTCTGATTCCATTTATGAATATTTTTGCCTTAATTAAGCAGCTCATCTACGGTATTTATGACGTTCAAAGTGTCCTTTATGTACTTGGGAGTTCGGCACTGTTCGTTGGAATCTCCTTCGCCATTGCATACACCATGTTTCAGAAAAGTAAGTGGGTTTTGGGTAAATCATAG